A window of the Hordeum vulgare subsp. vulgare chromosome 5H, MorexV3_pseudomolecules_assembly, whole genome shotgun sequence genome harbors these coding sequences:
- the LOC123451897 gene encoding uncharacterized protein LOC123451897 isoform X4: MQNIKRLPKSVHSSLRSSIILSDLPRVVEELVYNSIDANAKKIDVSVNVRACYVKVEDDGCGIARDELVLLGEKYATSKFYDVMGDAESSSRSFGLNGEALASLSDISVVEVRTKARGRPNSYCKIIKGSKCSHLGIDDQREAVGTTVVARELFYNQPVRRKQMQSGHKRELHNVKKCVLQIALIHPQLSVRLLDTDSEDQLLYTVPSSSPLHLISDSFGNDVSSCLHEISTSHQSWALSGHISGPTNVFCNKDFQYLYINSRFVSKSPIHNILNSLAASFQSSVTRTIEEVDIQSRKRQKTDVYPAFLLNFFCPRSSYDLHFEPSKTIVEFKDWQSILFFFEQTITNYWKKHLPQSSKGKVIDDTCVPLKSDVKLNRAFVKHQNVQNKEDDADLQQHTPRKSSVRESNFATGAATAPKGLDYFSFDMKPSPWHVCYPDRISDASEHSDNVARNDLTHFPERVSYQWFKDGSSKLEDCGLSDANPTVWKKQRMEGIFHEHAYSCEVGNFEDVQTDGLSADNQESEIMGREIDLQEPCFGVVNRPNRITCDFMLNETNINANMPGCDGLYTEFDRLDDDCLLNEVIETLGDISCPEMPHFSDGFYHEDCSTPIILKRCSRRKQLGTAAGYETNAIVQMNFPDIHGAWENDVMDMSSIKDNHLHFSHPFLLPDTPSSQSHARTGLELQGRSNKSFTYWNCENIDSDFRSTWDRSNSNSSRICEGSKHFNNLDDEPQSPNYFNRVDQFVSEDDEIPWKSKIGEPLSHIISPVKSTNGYQLNGSSSHLANNSVLIKDLPNQDNFGCDRRSRFSKGRSRSCSAPPFYKGKRKFPGLNQPQTKLTADGDKAIPTKDSEEREPAPENISHMSATQPIPETCSSEFSGLNFSLKGNLKMHEETCSGGLENFPAQITKWRDDSDQHTALELPHIPSACYDDILNISSGPLHLSSSSLVPESIDKKCFEEARVLLQLDKKFIPVISGEMLLLVDQHAADERIRLEELRSKVLSDDDRGSP; this comes from the exons ATGCAGAACATAAAACGCTTGCCCAAAAGCGTCCACAGCTCCTTGCGCTCAAGCATTATCTTGTCTGACCTCCCAAGGGTTGTTGAGGAGTTGGTATATAATAGCATCGATGCAAATGCCAAAAAG ATTGATGTCTCAGTAAATGTCAGAGCATGTTACGTTAAAGTGGAAGATGATG GTTGTGGTATTGCTCGAGATGAATTGGTTCTATTAGGAGAAAAATATG CAACATCCAAGTTTTATGATGTCATGGGTGATGCGGAATCTAGTTCTAGAAGTTTTGGATTAAATGGTGAAGCGCTCGCATCACTTTCTGATATCTCTGTGGTTGAAGTCAGGACGAAGGCTCGTGGGAGACCGAATTCGTACTGCAAGATAATAAAG GGATCCAAATGCTCACATTTAGGAATAGATGACCAGAGAGAAGCTGTTGGTACAACAG TTGTTGCTCGGGAGCTTTTTTATAACCAGCCTGTGCGGAGAAAACAAATGCAATCTGG CCATAAAAGAGAACTACACAATGTGAAGAAGTGTGTCCTGCAAATTGCACTTATTCATCCACAGCTTTCAGTCAGACTTCTTGACACTGACAG CGAAGATCAGTTGCTGTACACAGTTCCTTCATCATCCCCTTTGCATCTTATATCAGACAGTTTTGGAAATGATGTCTCCAGTTGTCTTCATGAAATATCTACCTCACATCAGAGCTGGGCTCTTTCAGGGCACATCTCTGGACCAACAAATGTGTTCTGTAATAAG GATTTCCAGTACTTGT ATATCAACTCAAGATTCGTCAGTAAAAGCCCAATCCATAATATTCTGAATAGTCTGGCAGCTAGTTTTCAGTCTTCTGTTACAAGGACGATTGAAGAAGTCGATATTCAGAGCCGAAAGAGGCAGAAGACTGATGTCTACCCTGCATTTTTGCTGAACTTCTTCTGCCCTAGATCTAGCTATGATCTACATTTTGAGCCTTCAAAGACTATTGTGGAATTCAAG GATTGGCAAAGTATCTTGTTTTTCTTTGAACAAACTATCACAAACTACTGGAAGAAGCATCTACCACAATCATCAAAAG GCAAAGTTATTGATGATACCTGTGTTCCTCTGAAAAGTGATG tgAAGTTGAATAGGGCCTTCGTAAAGCATCAGAATGtacagaacaaggaagatgatgcTGATTTACAGCAGCACACTCCACGTAAGAGTTCAGTCAGAGAAAGCAATTTTGCTACAGGTGCAGCAACAGCTCCTAAAGGCCTGGACTACTTTTCTTTTGATATGAAGCCATCCCCATGGCACGTCTGTTATCCAGATCGAATCAGCGATGCATCTGAACACTCTGACAATGTTGCTAGGAACGATCTTACACATTTTCCTGAAAGGGTCAGTTATCAGTGGTTCAAGGATGGTTCCTCCAAGCTAGAAGACTGTGGTCTTTCAGATGCTAACCCAACTGTTTGGAAAAAGCAACGGATGGAGGGTATATTCCATGAGCATGCATATTCCTGTGAAGTTGGAAATTTTGAAGATGTGCAAACTGATGGCCTTTCAGCTGATAACCAAGAGTCTGAGATAATGGGTCGAGAAATTGATCTCCAagaaccttgctttggggttgtCAATAGACCCAACCGAATTACCTGCGATTTTATGCTTAATGAAACCAATATAAATGCAAACATGCCTGGCTGTGATGGATTATATACTGAATTTGATAGATTAGATGATGATTGCCTACTCAATGAAGTCATAGAGACATTGGGTGATATTTCTTgccctgagatgccacacttcagTGATGGATTCTACCATGAAGATTGTAGTACCCCCATTATCTTGAAACGGTGCAGTAGAAGAAAGCAGTTGGGGACTGCAGCAGGGTATGAAACTAATGCAATTGTTCAGATGAACTTCCCTGATATCCATGGAGCGTGGGAAAATGACGTCATGGATATGTCCTCCATCAAAGATAATCATCTTCATTTCTCTCATCCATTCTTGTTACCTGATACACCTAGCAGTCAAAGTCATGCAAGGACTGGCTTGGAATTGCAGGGGAGATCAAATAAAAGCTTTACTTATTGGAACTGCGAAAATATCGACAGTGATTTTAGATCTACTTGGGACAGATCCAACAGTAATTCATCAAGAATATGTGAAGGATCTAAACATTTCAATAACTTAGATGATGAACCTCAGTCACCGAATTACTTCAATCGTGTCGATCAGTTTGTTTCTGAAGATGATGAGATACCGTGGAAATCAAAAATTGGTGAACCATTGTCACACATTATTTCTCCCGTGAAAAGTACCAATGGTTACCAGTTGAATGGCTCTTCTTCCCACCTGGCAAACAACAGTGTGCTTATTAAAGATCTACCGAATCAGGACAATTTTGGATGCGACAGGAGATCTAGGTTTTCCAAGGGTAGATCTAGGAGCTGTTCCGCCCCACCATTTTACAAAGGCAAACGAAAATTCCCTGGATTAAATCAGCCTCAGACTAAATTGACGGCAGACGGTGataaagctatccccactaaggaCTCAGAAG AACGTGAACCGGCACCAGAGAATATCTCACATATGAGTGCAACCCAGCCTATTCCTGAGACTTGTAGCAGTGAATTTTCTGGCCTAAATTTCAG CTTGAAGGGAAACCTGAAAATGCATGAAGAGACATGTTCTGGTGGGCTTGAAAATTTTCCTGCTCAAATAACTAAATGGCGGGATGACTCTGACCAGCATACA GCTTTGGAGTTGCCGCATATTCCTTCCGCATGCTACGACGATATACTTAACATTTCTTCTGGGCCTTTACATCTCTCTTCTAGCTCGCTAGTTCCTGAAAGTATTGATAAAAAATGCTTTGAGGAGGCAAGAGTTTTGTTGCAGCTGGATAAGAAATTTATTCCCGTCATATCTGGGGAAATGCTACTGCTTGTTGATCAG CATGCAGCTGATGAAAGGATACGTTTGGAGGAGCTCCGTAGCAAG GTTTTATCAGATGATGACCGAG GCTCTCCCTGA